A stretch of the Methylacidiphilum caldifontis genome encodes the following:
- a CDS encoding nitroreductase family protein — MEKNIRLGDNIVFDYHQRTKHRLEAYAPSPMFLDWENEPFPFRIYEGSPKIGLALIKESGSSYFDSLGTEEIPTKPLDEQTLSLFLLDSLSISAWKRAPGLSPWSLRINPSSGNLHPTEVYLIIDSFGKEQNETALYHYCPLFHCLEKRATLGKNLLADFGLPAQGFFVGISSIYWRESWKYGERAYRYCQLDIGHVLGTIRFSASLLGWESYLVEGIGTELLGSILGLASQEGPEKEYPEILLLIVPLQKKSVELTIEEEKLKRLIPRTLFGQPNSLSKEHFPWPEIEKIAAVCQRTSFFPLKIKLAKTISPSHSSLTSSLVRQVYAREIIHQRRSAQAMDKSAQCPRDKFQFLLQKTYNNLKNKLFPFDLFKENFIIALLFFINHVEGLAQGIYFLELQSDLEEIKQSFHGSFLWEKIFDSIPFFSMQPLKTDTLAKMVHCYQSIAADSFFSLGMIVKFEDPIKTYGPTLYPELFWQCGLLGQFLYLEAEAVGFRATGIGCFFDDEVHRIVGIKDQRWQSLYHFTVGKEIVDKRIQKIDPYFFLEKIRSESNFFEKLPLG; from the coding sequence ATGGAAAAAAACATTCGATTAGGGGATAATATTGTCTTTGATTATCACCAAAGGACAAAGCATAGACTTGAAGCTTATGCTCCCTCACCCATGTTTCTTGATTGGGAAAATGAACCATTCCCTTTCAGGATTTATGAAGGAAGCCCTAAAATAGGGCTAGCTCTCATTAAAGAAAGCGGTTCTTCTTATTTCGACAGTCTTGGTACAGAAGAGATTCCCACCAAACCCTTGGACGAACAAACGCTTAGTCTTTTTCTTCTAGATAGTTTGTCAATTTCAGCCTGGAAAAGAGCTCCAGGGCTTTCTCCATGGAGCCTAAGAATAAATCCTTCAAGCGGCAACCTCCATCCAACAGAAGTTTATCTTATCATCGATAGTTTTGGAAAAGAGCAGAATGAAACGGCCTTATACCATTACTGTCCTTTGTTCCATTGTCTTGAAAAAAGAGCAACGCTTGGAAAAAACTTGTTAGCTGATTTTGGTCTTCCAGCTCAGGGATTCTTTGTGGGGATAAGCTCGATATACTGGAGGGAGTCTTGGAAGTACGGAGAGCGGGCCTATAGGTATTGCCAGTTAGACATTGGACATGTTCTAGGAACAATCCGTTTTTCGGCATCCCTGCTCGGGTGGGAAAGCTATTTAGTCGAAGGAATAGGGACGGAGCTTCTTGGCTCTATCCTTGGTCTTGCTTCCCAAGAAGGTCCAGAAAAGGAATATCCAGAGATCCTTTTATTGATTGTACCGTTGCAAAAGAAAAGCGTTGAATTGACCATTGAAGAGGAAAAATTAAAAAGGCTTATTCCTCGCACTCTGTTCGGACAGCCTAACTCATTGAGCAAGGAACATTTTCCTTGGCCAGAAATTGAAAAGATAGCTGCTGTTTGCCAAAGAACTTCTTTTTTCCCTTTGAAAATCAAATTGGCCAAAACAATCTCACCAAGCCACTCTTCATTGACTTCTTCCTTAGTCCGTCAAGTTTACGCAAGAGAAATCATCCACCAAAGGAGAAGTGCACAAGCCATGGATAAATCGGCACAATGCCCTAGAGACAAATTCCAGTTTCTTTTACAAAAGACTTATAACAACTTAAAAAACAAGCTCTTTCCTTTTGACCTTTTTAAAGAAAATTTTATCATAGCTCTTCTCTTTTTCATCAACCACGTTGAAGGATTAGCTCAAGGGATCTATTTCTTGGAGTTGCAATCTGATCTAGAAGAAATCAAGCAAAGTTTTCATGGGAGCTTTTTATGGGAAAAGATTTTCGACTCCATTCCCTTTTTCTCCATGCAACCCCTAAAAACAGATACTTTAGCCAAGATGGTTCATTGCTACCAGTCGATTGCGGCTGACAGTTTTTTTTCTTTGGGAATGATCGTCAAATTTGAAGATCCAATCAAAACCTATGGACCAACCCTCTATCCAGAACTCTTTTGGCAATGTGGGCTGCTAGGCCAGTTCCTGTATCTAGAGGCAGAAGCAGTTGGATTCAGGGCTACTGGCATTGGGTGTTTTTTTGATGATGAAGTGCATAGGATAGTTGGTATAAAAGACCAAAGGTGGCAATCTTTGTACCACTTTACGGTAGGTAAAGAAATCGTAGATAAAAGGATCCAAAAAATCGATCCTTACTTTTTTCTTGAAAAAATCAGGTCCGAATCAAACTTCTTTGAAAAGCTGCCTTTAGGTTAA
- a CDS encoding Ppx/GppA phosphatase family protein encodes MIFPQQNQFIQKKERVIRYYPLVQDTKGFGVFDIGSNTIKFLAARLKSDNQLDYLLHLSYTTRLAEGLFFTGELSQEAIYRTLDILGLLRRRADELGLTHRIAAATSAVRDSKNRKNFLKQAEEILGHKIILLSGDDEAKLIYRGVSSDPLLQDKTDPLTVVDVGGGSSEWIRGKDKIPEYFLSLPLGAIRIKDRFIEGYPVGTKTVAKMLLCLEKQLQEQLKDIRIDCQGVIGTGGTISTMANIFQQSSKEDFLKTHLFPMDTDSILKKIEEFARYDLEKLRTVPGLPHNRTEIIIPGMAVVFSTLVVLGSSTIISSIRGLRYGLLDLLISG; translated from the coding sequence ATGATCTTTCCGCAGCAAAATCAGTTCATTCAAAAAAAAGAAAGAGTTATCCGGTATTATCCCTTGGTTCAAGACACAAAAGGTTTCGGTGTATTCGACATTGGCAGTAATACGATAAAATTCCTTGCTGCACGGCTTAAATCGGACAACCAGCTCGATTATCTTCTTCATCTCAGTTATACCACAAGACTTGCCGAAGGCCTTTTTTTTACAGGAGAACTTAGTCAAGAAGCCATCTATAGAACACTGGATATACTCGGTTTGCTTCGTCGTCGTGCCGATGAACTAGGGCTGACTCATCGTATCGCTGCTGCTACCAGTGCAGTGAGAGACAGCAAAAACCGGAAAAATTTTTTAAAACAAGCAGAAGAAATCCTTGGTCATAAGATCATTCTTTTAAGCGGGGATGACGAAGCTAAACTCATTTACCGAGGGGTGAGTTCCGATCCCTTGTTGCAAGACAAAACAGATCCCCTTACCGTTGTCGATGTAGGAGGGGGAAGTTCAGAGTGGATTCGGGGAAAAGATAAAATCCCCGAGTATTTTCTTAGCCTGCCTCTGGGTGCAATCAGGATAAAAGATCGTTTTATTGAGGGCTACCCGGTGGGGACCAAGACCGTTGCTAAGATGCTTCTTTGCTTAGAAAAACAACTGCAAGAACAATTAAAAGATATAAGGATAGATTGCCAAGGGGTTATAGGCACAGGCGGCACAATCTCAACGATGGCTAACATTTTTCAGCAATCTTCAAAGGAAGATTTCTTGAAAACTCATCTCTTCCCCATGGATACAGATTCTATTCTAAAAAAGATAGAAGAGTTTGCTCGCTACGATCTAGAAAAGCTAAGGACAGTTCCTGGACTTCCCCATAACCGGACCGAAATCATCATTCCAGGAATGGCTGTCGTATTTAGTACTCTTGTTGTACTCGGGTCAAGTACCATTATTTCAAGCATTAGAGGTCTTCGCTACGGTCTTCTTGACTTATTGATTAGTGGATAG
- a CDS encoding L,D-transpeptidase family protein, giving the protein MNPKSKKRLLSILLLLCLPFVLSSIRAFAEDLANEEASVTNTEDRQEENQADLGSNPPSENALEAQELSPEQAKKILKQKEKEEKKRLKQLEKEEKKRKEEEKKKEKLEKKQAGSNVTNSQPEKKPGTERVYVISRILPAIWWNVNPSEKVTKLEIVLSEQKLYVYQGGRLAAIAPICSGTKDHPTPVGHFKVINKEILHRSNKYGCFVDSKGKIIYANATVGMIPPAGLHYEPADMPFFLRLTDDGVGLHGGYLPGYAASHGCVRLPKSFAQDLYPLVSLGTPVLVRN; this is encoded by the coding sequence ATGAACCCTAAGTCTAAAAAAAGACTGTTATCTATCCTTCTTCTTTTATGTTTGCCCTTTGTTTTAAGTTCAATCAGAGCTTTTGCTGAGGATTTGGCAAATGAAGAGGCTTCTGTAACCAATACTGAAGATCGGCAAGAAGAAAACCAAGCCGACTTAGGGTCAAATCCTCCGAGTGAAAATGCTCTTGAGGCTCAAGAACTGTCCCCTGAACAAGCCAAAAAGATTCTGAAACAGAAAGAAAAAGAAGAGAAAAAGAGGCTTAAACAGTTAGAAAAAGAAGAAAAGAAAAGGAAAGAGGAAGAAAAGAAAAAAGAGAAACTGGAAAAGAAACAAGCTGGATCTAATGTTACGAACTCACAGCCCGAAAAAAAACCCGGAACCGAAAGGGTGTATGTCATTAGTAGGATTTTGCCCGCTATTTGGTGGAATGTTAATCCTTCCGAGAAAGTGACCAAACTTGAAATCGTTCTGAGTGAACAAAAGCTCTATGTTTATCAGGGTGGAAGGCTAGCAGCCATCGCTCCCATCTGTTCGGGAACAAAAGATCATCCTACCCCTGTTGGTCATTTTAAAGTGATTAACAAAGAAATTCTTCACCGGTCAAACAAGTATGGATGTTTTGTCGACTCAAAGGGCAAGATCATTTATGCTAATGCTACTGTTGGGATGATTCCACCAGCAGGTCTTCATTACGAGCCTGCTGATATGCCTTTTTTCCTTAGGCTTACCGACGATGGAGTCGGTCTTCACGGAGGTTATTTGCCCGGTTATGCGGCATCCCATGGTTGTGTGAGGCTCCCTAAAAGTTTTGCTCAAGATCTCTATCCCCTCGTATCCTTGGGGACTCCCGTACTGGTTAGGAATTGA
- a CDS encoding DUF423 domain-containing protein, giving the protein MNRLKVSLAAFLGCLAVICGAYGAHGLKLAPQEMHYMEMWKTAVQYHFFHVLTLLFVGSQKKGFGIPFILFLLGIVFFSGSLYILVITKSFFWAKFTPFGGVAFIVGWLGLGIEFLFRKIPD; this is encoded by the coding sequence ATGAACAGGCTTAAAGTATCATTAGCTGCCTTCCTTGGTTGTCTTGCTGTGATCTGTGGGGCATACGGGGCGCACGGATTAAAATTAGCCCCACAAGAAATGCATTACATGGAAATGTGGAAAACAGCTGTTCAATACCATTTTTTTCATGTCCTTACGCTCCTCTTTGTGGGTTCCCAGAAAAAGGGATTTGGGATTCCCTTTATTTTGTTTCTTCTAGGCATTGTTTTTTTCAGTGGCTCTCTTTATATTTTGGTTATAACTAAATCGTTCTTTTGGGCAAAATTTACTCCTTTTGGTGGAGTGGCTTTCATTGTTGGATGGTTAGGGTTAGGGATTGAATTTCTTTTTAGAAAAATCCCTGATTGA
- a CDS encoding lytic transglycosylase domain-containing protein: MTKTVNLIIILLFTIIMILFLWQDIASKIEMKYDSYIAEYAHEYGVDPLLIKAVIWKESRFRPKKIGRSGERGLMQIREPAVQDWVQKEKTSPIPIDNLLDPQLNIQIGSWYLGQALKRWQNTDNPTVFALAEYNAGRRNALHWVDPQNPTSASAFLRKIDFPSTKSYILKILERYKEYKGGFFWLSWNEVLTFIGSDESRDYNSTKKNK; the protein is encoded by the coding sequence ATGACAAAAACCGTTAACCTTATCATCATCCTTCTTTTCACAATAATCATGATCCTTTTTTTATGGCAAGACATCGCCTCAAAAATTGAAATGAAATATGACTCCTATATAGCCGAATATGCCCATGAGTATGGGGTTGATCCGCTCCTTATCAAAGCGGTTATCTGGAAAGAAAGTCGATTTAGACCCAAAAAGATTGGAAGGTCAGGGGAAAGAGGACTGATGCAAATCAGAGAGCCGGCTGTCCAAGATTGGGTTCAAAAAGAGAAAACTTCTCCGATCCCTATTGATAATTTATTGGATCCTCAATTAAATATTCAAATTGGCAGTTGGTATTTAGGACAGGCTCTTAAAAGATGGCAAAACACAGATAATCCTACCGTTTTTGCTCTTGCCGAGTATAATGCAGGCAGACGCAATGCACTTCATTGGGTAGATCCCCAAAATCCGACCAGTGCTAGCGCTTTTTTAAGAAAGATTGATTTCCCTTCGACCAAAAGCTATATCTTAAAAATTCTTGAAAGGTATAAAGAATATAAAGGGGGCTTTTTTTGGCTTTCTTGGAATGAAGTCCTTACCTTTATTGGAAGCGATGAGTCTAGAGACTACAATTCAACAAAAAAAAATAAGTAG
- the clpB gene encoding ATP-dependent chaperone ClpB, with the protein MNRFTEKAQEAIAESQAIATRYGHQVVDVEHLLEALIIQEGGLIPRILERCGIPLKIFREELETELEKFPRITGTAATTGSYISQRFSELLVKAREEAKRLKDEYVSVEHLLLAMLEEPSKTVVGRLFRTYGLGREALLRVLTEVRGSQRVTSPNPEVTYEALEKYGRDLTKLAELGKLDPVIGRDSEIRRTIQVLCRRTKNNPVLIGEPGVGKTAIVEGIAQRIVKGDVPESLKSRRIIALDMGALIAGAKYRGEFEERLKAVLKEISSSQGQIILFIDEIHTVVGAGKAEGAIDAGNMLKPMLARGELHCIGATTLDEYRKYIEKDAALERRFQPVLVEEPSVEDTISILRGLKNRYEVHHGVRIRDSALVAAATLSHRYISDRFLPDKAIDLVDEAAAKLKTEIESMPEELESLERKVLQLEIEREALRKEKDEASQLRLAELEKELADTKAEKDRLKAHWEEEKGAILKLQQLREELQKTEQLIEKAQREYDLNKVAELRYGKIPVLSKQIEELESKITQRGESKNRMIQEEVTPDLIAEIVSRWTGIPVSRLLEGEKEKLLKLDQILHKRVVGQDEAVQAVTEAILRARSGLKDPKRPIGSFIFLGPTGVGKTELARSLAEALFDSEENMIRLDMSEYMEKHTVARLIGAPPGYVGFEEGGQLTEAVRRKPYSVILLDEIEKAHPEVFNLFLQILEDGRLTDGHGRTVDFRNTIIIMTSNIGSVYLTEAALAGGVISENVRHKIMEELRAVFRPEFLNRIDEVVIFKPLSLEEIKQIVDLQLTLLKNRLKERYIEIELSDPAKSHLAQEGYSPVYGARPLRRVIQKELETPLSRKIISGEINEHDQVFIDFREGKLQFDIRKE; encoded by the coding sequence ATGAATAGATTTACTGAAAAAGCACAGGAAGCCATCGCTGAGTCCCAGGCAATCGCCACAAGATATGGCCATCAAGTTGTCGATGTCGAACATCTGCTTGAAGCCTTAATAATCCAGGAAGGAGGACTGATTCCTAGAATTTTGGAAAGATGTGGCATCCCCCTAAAAATATTTCGTGAAGAACTTGAAACTGAACTTGAAAAATTCCCCCGAATAACGGGCACAGCGGCCACCACAGGCAGTTACATCAGTCAACGATTCAGCGAGCTATTGGTTAAAGCAAGAGAAGAAGCCAAAAGACTTAAAGATGAATACGTCAGTGTTGAACATTTGCTTTTGGCAATGCTCGAAGAACCCTCAAAAACGGTGGTGGGCAGACTCTTTAGAACCTATGGATTAGGCAGGGAAGCTTTGTTACGCGTATTAACCGAGGTACGAGGATCGCAAAGAGTCACTTCTCCCAACCCGGAAGTCACCTATGAAGCATTGGAAAAGTATGGTCGGGACCTAACAAAACTAGCTGAACTGGGCAAACTCGACCCGGTCATTGGCAGAGACAGTGAAATCCGAAGAACAATTCAGGTGTTATGCCGGCGGACAAAAAACAATCCTGTTTTGATCGGTGAACCTGGGGTAGGGAAAACGGCTATAGTCGAAGGTATTGCTCAACGGATCGTTAAAGGAGATGTGCCTGAGAGTTTAAAAAGTCGCCGGATTATTGCCTTGGATATGGGTGCATTAATCGCAGGGGCAAAATACCGGGGAGAGTTCGAAGAAAGGCTAAAAGCTGTCCTTAAAGAGATCAGCTCCTCCCAAGGCCAGATTATTCTTTTTATTGATGAAATCCATACGGTGGTTGGAGCGGGCAAGGCTGAAGGAGCTATTGATGCAGGCAACATGCTTAAACCGATGCTTGCTCGTGGCGAGCTTCATTGTATTGGGGCAACGACCCTGGATGAGTACCGTAAATATATTGAAAAGGACGCAGCCTTGGAAAGAAGGTTTCAGCCTGTGCTCGTAGAAGAACCCAGTGTCGAAGATACGATTTCGATACTCCGTGGACTGAAGAACCGATATGAAGTCCACCATGGCGTGAGGATCAGGGATAGTGCCCTTGTTGCTGCAGCTACTCTATCCCACCGCTACATCTCGGACAGATTCTTGCCTGACAAAGCCATTGATCTGGTTGATGAAGCCGCAGCCAAGCTCAAGACTGAAATAGAAAGCATGCCTGAAGAACTTGAGTCTTTAGAGAGAAAAGTTTTACAACTTGAAATCGAAAGGGAAGCTTTAAGAAAGGAAAAAGACGAGGCTTCCCAACTCAGATTAGCTGAATTGGAAAAAGAACTTGCCGATACAAAGGCTGAAAAAGATAGGCTAAAAGCCCATTGGGAAGAAGAAAAGGGAGCAATTCTAAAGCTTCAGCAACTGCGCGAAGAACTCCAAAAGACCGAACAGCTGATAGAAAAGGCTCAAAGAGAATATGACTTGAATAAAGTCGCTGAATTACGCTATGGGAAAATTCCCGTTCTTTCCAAGCAGATAGAAGAGCTCGAATCAAAAATAACTCAACGGGGAGAGTCTAAAAACCGAATGATTCAGGAAGAGGTTACTCCTGACTTAATCGCTGAAATTGTTTCACGCTGGACGGGTATTCCTGTTAGTCGGCTGCTTGAAGGAGAAAAAGAAAAGCTCCTTAAACTTGACCAGATCCTTCATAAAAGAGTTGTAGGACAAGATGAAGCTGTTCAAGCGGTAACGGAAGCCATTCTCAGGGCCCGTTCAGGTCTAAAGGATCCCAAACGACCAATTGGTTCTTTCATCTTTTTAGGACCTACTGGAGTCGGGAAAACCGAACTTGCTCGATCTCTAGCTGAAGCTCTCTTTGATAGTGAAGAAAATATGATCAGGCTCGATATGAGCGAATACATGGAAAAACATACCGTTGCCCGTCTTATCGGTGCACCTCCGGGTTATGTAGGTTTTGAAGAAGGAGGACAGCTTACCGAAGCTGTGCGTCGTAAACCCTACTCGGTCATTTTACTCGACGAGATTGAAAAAGCCCATCCCGAAGTTTTCAATCTTTTCCTGCAGATTCTTGAAGATGGAAGACTGACTGATGGTCATGGTCGGACAGTAGATTTTAGAAACACCATCATCATCATGACTTCTAACATAGGCAGTGTTTATCTTACCGAGGCTGCACTTGCGGGGGGAGTCATCAGTGAAAACGTCCGCCATAAAATCATGGAAGAGCTCAGAGCTGTCTTTCGCCCCGAGTTTCTCAATCGGATAGATGAAGTGGTGATCTTTAAACCCCTGAGCCTAGAAGAAATTAAACAGATTGTGGATCTCCAGCTAACTCTTCTCAAAAATAGGCTCAAGGAAAGATATATTGAAATCGAGCTTTCAGATCCTGCTAAATCCCATCTTGCACAGGAAGGCTACAGTCCTGTTTATGGAGCAAGGCCTCTACGGAGAGTTATCCAGAAAGAGTTAGAAACCCCTCTTTCCAGAAAAATTATTAGTGGTGAGATTAACGAACATGATCAGGTTTTCATTGACTTCAGGGAAGGAAAACTTCAATTTGATATAAGAAAAGAGTGA
- a CDS encoding glutamate decarboxylase, with protein MHKFFDNHDNTIEELIYPAYAKRSMVEPVPKYHFPLKGMPPEVAAQIIRDELMLEGNPRLNLATFVTTWMEKEARELMAETYDKNLIDKDEYPKTAEIEKRCVRMIARLFHGTDAEKPIGTSTVGSSEAIMLAGLAMKWNWKKRQKQSAKPFNAPNLVMGTNVQVVWEKFCRYFEVEPRFIPVVAGSYVTNPDKVASYLDENTIGVVAILGTTYSGEFEPIEQIHEVVKDFSITKGIKIPLHIDAASGGFVAPFIHPELKWDFQLPFVESINVSGHKYGLVYPGVGWVIWRNESSLPEELIFKVSYLGGELPTFNLNFSRPGSQVIAQYYNFLRLGKEGYTQILKSMQTISLHLAEKIASLGIFEMISQGKDIPVICFELKSKEPFSVFDLSHKLREKGWQIPAYFMPPDAQNTAVIRIVIREGFSRDMADVLYNDIKKAVEELRSHTHRPHPKKSLRFIH; from the coding sequence ATGCACAAGTTTTTTGATAATCATGATAACACCATCGAAGAACTGATTTATCCCGCCTATGCCAAAAGGTCCATGGTGGAGCCCGTTCCAAAATACCATTTCCCCCTAAAAGGCATGCCCCCTGAAGTTGCTGCCCAGATTATAAGAGATGAATTAATGCTCGAAGGCAATCCAAGATTAAACTTGGCCACATTCGTAACGACCTGGATGGAAAAAGAAGCAAGAGAACTTATGGCCGAAACCTATGACAAGAACTTGATTGATAAAGACGAATACCCGAAAACAGCCGAAATTGAAAAACGGTGCGTACGGATGATTGCTCGTCTTTTCCATGGCACTGATGCTGAAAAGCCTATTGGCACTTCTACCGTTGGTTCGTCAGAGGCGATTATGCTTGCTGGATTGGCCATGAAATGGAATTGGAAAAAAAGACAAAAACAATCAGCAAAACCTTTCAATGCGCCTAACTTGGTGATGGGAACGAATGTCCAGGTCGTATGGGAGAAATTTTGCCGGTATTTTGAAGTTGAACCAAGGTTCATTCCTGTCGTTGCTGGAAGTTATGTGACCAATCCAGATAAAGTCGCTTCATATCTAGACGAAAATACAATTGGAGTGGTAGCCATTTTGGGAACCACCTATTCAGGTGAGTTCGAGCCCATCGAACAAATTCATGAAGTTGTCAAAGATTTTTCGATTACCAAGGGTATAAAGATTCCTCTTCATATCGATGCAGCAAGCGGTGGTTTTGTTGCCCCTTTCATACACCCCGAGCTCAAATGGGATTTCCAGCTCCCTTTTGTTGAATCGATCAATGTATCTGGTCATAAATACGGGTTGGTTTATCCCGGGGTGGGATGGGTTATCTGGAGAAATGAGTCTTCTTTACCCGAAGAACTCATATTCAAGGTGAGTTATTTGGGAGGAGAGCTTCCTACCTTTAACTTGAATTTTTCTCGACCTGGCAGCCAGGTTATCGCCCAATATTATAACTTCCTTCGACTGGGCAAAGAAGGTTACACCCAGATCCTTAAGTCGATGCAAACCATAAGTTTGCATTTAGCTGAAAAAATTGCCTCCTTGGGGATATTTGAAATGATTAGCCAGGGAAAAGATATTCCTGTCATATGCTTTGAGCTTAAATCTAAAGAGCCTTTTAGCGTGTTCGATCTTTCGCATAAGCTCAGGGAAAAAGGATGGCAGATTCCGGCTTATTTTATGCCTCCTGATGCCCAGAACACCGCTGTGATTAGAATAGTCATTCGGGAGGGATTTTCCAGGGATATGGCTGATGTGTTGTACAATGATATTAAAAAAGCGGTTGAAGAGCTAAGATCTCACACTCATCGTCCTCATCCTAAAAAATCTCTTCGTTTCATTCATTGA
- a CDS encoding YihY/virulence factor BrkB family protein, whose translation MRFLFSLFKGAIGGWIAHNGSKMGAALSCYILFSVIPLILVLVSIASLFVDPIKVNRQIIFIFLQILGEESINILKSYQIHAPVGFWSNPQQLSMVMFSLLFGASGAFIELQKSLNEIWEIVPGKEAGLWHAVQKQFFSFLIIFLLGLLLLLFLLLSTTFLETATFLREFSPELKKYIPEGIQLASFLAEFLIFSLLYKILPDSQIQFKDVWFGALFSALLIFAGKSLLWISLRKSAVASIYGAGGSVIMLLLWIFYCSQIFFFGAELTREYALLSSKNKENRKESKSQPYLTRR comes from the coding sequence ATGAGATTTCTTTTTAGCCTTTTTAAAGGAGCCATTGGAGGTTGGATTGCCCACAATGGCTCAAAAATGGGTGCTGCGCTTTCTTGTTACATCCTTTTTTCCGTAATTCCCCTTATATTGGTCCTGGTTTCTATAGCTAGTCTTTTTGTTGATCCAATTAAGGTCAATCGCCAAATTATTTTCATTTTTTTGCAGATTTTAGGAGAGGAATCTATCAATATTTTAAAGAGCTATCAAATTCATGCTCCTGTTGGATTCTGGAGCAATCCTCAGCAACTGTCGATGGTTATGTTTTCTTTGTTATTTGGTGCTTCAGGAGCTTTTATTGAACTGCAAAAATCTCTCAATGAAATATGGGAAATAGTTCCTGGCAAAGAAGCCGGATTATGGCATGCTGTCCAAAAACAATTCTTTTCCTTCCTTATTATCTTTTTATTAGGATTACTACTTCTGCTTTTCCTATTGCTTTCAACTACTTTTTTAGAGACCGCCACTTTTTTAAGAGAGTTTTCTCCAGAATTAAAAAAATATATCCCTGAAGGTATCCAGCTTGCCAGCTTTCTTGCAGAATTCCTTATATTTTCATTACTTTATAAAATTTTACCCGACAGCCAAATTCAGTTCAAGGATGTTTGGTTTGGCGCCCTGTTTTCGGCTTTACTCATTTTTGCAGGAAAGTCACTGCTTTGGATATCCCTGAGAAAAAGTGCCGTAGCCTCTATTTACGGAGCAGGGGGCTCTGTGATCATGCTTTTGCTCTGGATCTTTTACTGTTCGCAAATTTTTTTCTTTGGAGCCGAATTGACTAGAGAATATGCTCTTTTGAGTTCAAAAAACAAGGAAAACAGAAAAGAATCAAAATCCCAACCTTATTTAACTCGTCGGTAA